Proteins from one Cyprinus carpio isolate SPL01 chromosome B15, ASM1834038v1, whole genome shotgun sequence genomic window:
- the kbtbd3 gene encoding kelch repeat and BTB domain-containing protein 3 isoform X2: protein MIELMDVSSGSLCTGVSEQRSVFLVSESHGQQVLSVLQRFRERGALFDFSIRVQEETLPCHRYVLAACSDFFRAMFELDMRERDDGTVTLSNLSPQAIHTFLDFAYSGEIEIREDNVDMLFQLASFLQVGFLSRACSDFLVQTLDLSNCLQLLALAEGYGSSRLLRRATDFVTQNFHALSSAPDFLEMPACILEHCLSSDALNVPDEESVLHALLRWMQHEPQSRKILLPKLLPRVRLHHLRPSALEEAERLLSADGCCISAIKQALADIHSFSGLFCDARPSTTSSYIFVHKTEDSGEVRHAFCYNIGADLWMELPNDAAQILDRPGSSLTSFGEKLFIIGGCRGECRRTIRLHIAAHQHDATDEVWCYCPVSRSFTPALRMRHPRTLHASVVALNRIYVIGGKTRNACSILDIEYFDPLSGVWTSVSPLPKGIYFPEASACGSIIYTLGSEVEITEAFNPSLDCFFRYDAVANQWCQLVAEFGQFFHATLVKSVSINNTLYLCDLSTYKVYSFCPDSCVWKGEGSFECAGFNAGAIGVRDKIYILGGDYSPDEVTDEVQVYDSGRSEWQEVSPMPRALTEFHCQVLSFNRYRDPWRRETAETP, encoded by the exons ATGATTGAG CTGATGGACGTGTCCAGCGGGTCTCTGTGTACTGGCGTGTCAGAGCAGCGGTCAGTGTTCCTGGTGTCCGAGTCACACGGTCAGCAGGTGCTCAGTGTTCTTCAGCGTTTCAGAGAGAGAGGAGCTCTGTTCGACTTCAGCATCCGTGTGCAGGAGGAGACGCTTCCGTGTCACCGCTATGTTCTCGCCGCATGCAGCGACTTCTTCAG ggCGATGTTTGAGCTGGACATGCGGGAGCGTGATGACGGCACCGTGACCCTCAGTAACCTCTCGCCGCAGGCCATCCACACCTTCCTGGATTTTGCGTATTCTGGTGAAATAGAAATCAGAGAAGACAATGTGGACATGCTGTTTCAACTGGCTTCTTTCCTGCAG GTGGGCTTCCTCTCTCGCGCTTGCAGTGACTTCCTGGTCCAAACGCTGGATCTCTCCAACTGCCTGCAGCTGTTAGCGCTCGCCGAGGGTTACGGCTCCTCGCGTCTCCTGCGTCGCGCAACCGACTTCGTCACGCAAAACTTCCACGCACTTTCCTCCGCTCCGGACTTTCTGGAGATGCCGGCGTGCATCTTGGAGCACTGCCTGTCTTCAGACGCACTCAACGTCCCGGATGAAGAAAGCGTCCTGCATGCGCTGCTCCGCTGGATGCAACACGAGCCGCAGTCGCGCAAAATCCTTCTACCGAAGCTGCTTCCGCGGGTCCGTCTACACCATCTGCGTCCGTCTGCGCTGGAGGAGGCCGAGCGGCTGCTAAGCGCAGACGGATGCTGCATTAGCGCGATTAAACAAGCTCTCGCAGACATTCATAGCTTCAGCGGCTTGTTTTGCGATGCTCGGCCTTCTACGACATCCAGCtatatttttgtgcacaaaacaGAGGATAGCGGAGAGGTTCGACATGCGTTCTGCTACAACATTGGTGCGGATCTCTGGATGGAGCTTCCAAATGACGCAGCGCAGATTTTAGACCGGCCCGGATCATCACTCACCAGTTTCGGAGAAAAACTCTTCATCATTGGCGGATGCCGCGGCGAATGTCGTCGCACTATTCGCCTGCACATCGCCGCGCATCAGCATGACGCGACGGACGAAGTCTGGTGCTACTGTCCTGTCTCGCGCAGCTTCACACCAGCTCTGCGCATGCGCCACCCGCGGACGTTGCATGCATCCGTCGTCGCTCTAAATCGCATTTATGTAATCGGTGGGAAAACACGCAATGCTTGTAGCATTCTGGACATTGAATACTTTGATCCTCTAAGCGGCGTTTGGACATCCGTCAGCCCTCTTCCCAAAGGAATCTACTTTCCGGAAGCGAGCGCATGCGGAAGCATCATTTACACGCTCGGATCCGAGGTGGAGATTACCGAAGCTTTCAATCCTTCTCTCGACTGTTTCTTTCGCTACGATGCCGTTGCGAATCAGTGGTGCCAACTAGTGGCAGAGTTCGGCCAGTTCTTCCACGCAACGCTCGTCAAATCCGTGTCCATCAATAACACACTGTATCTGTGCGATCTTTCTACGTATAAAGTCTACAGCTTCTGTCCGGACAGTTGCGTTTGGAAAGGTGAAGGCTCCTTCGAATGCGCTGGGTTCAACGCGGGCGCCATCGGCGTGCGGGATAAGATCTACATTCTGGGTGGCGATTATTCGCCCGATGAGGTCACGGACGAAGTGCAGGTGTATGATAGCGGACGGTCCGAATGGCAGGAGGTTTCGCCGATGCCGCGAGCGCTGACGGAGTTTCACTGTCAAGTGTTGAGCTTCAACCGCTACAGAGATCCGTGGAGGAGAGAAACCGCAGAAACACCCTGA
- the kbtbd3 gene encoding kelch repeat and BTB domain-containing protein 3 isoform X1: MKLVVLQLMDVSSGSLCTGVSEQRSVFLVSESHGQQVLSVLQRFRERGALFDFSIRVQEETLPCHRYVLAACSDFFRAMFELDMRERDDGTVTLSNLSPQAIHTFLDFAYSGEIEIREDNVDMLFQLASFLQVGFLSRACSDFLVQTLDLSNCLQLLALAEGYGSSRLLRRATDFVTQNFHALSSAPDFLEMPACILEHCLSSDALNVPDEESVLHALLRWMQHEPQSRKILLPKLLPRVRLHHLRPSALEEAERLLSADGCCISAIKQALADIHSFSGLFCDARPSTTSSYIFVHKTEDSGEVRHAFCYNIGADLWMELPNDAAQILDRPGSSLTSFGEKLFIIGGCRGECRRTIRLHIAAHQHDATDEVWCYCPVSRSFTPALRMRHPRTLHASVVALNRIYVIGGKTRNACSILDIEYFDPLSGVWTSVSPLPKGIYFPEASACGSIIYTLGSEVEITEAFNPSLDCFFRYDAVANQWCQLVAEFGQFFHATLVKSVSINNTLYLCDLSTYKVYSFCPDSCVWKGEGSFECAGFNAGAIGVRDKIYILGGDYSPDEVTDEVQVYDSGRSEWQEVSPMPRALTEFHCQVLSFNRYRDPWRRETAETP, encoded by the exons ATGAAGCTCGTTGTTCTCCAGCTGATGGACGTGTCCAGCGGGTCTCTGTGTACTGGCGTGTCAGAGCAGCGGTCAGTGTTCCTGGTGTCCGAGTCACACGGTCAGCAGGTGCTCAGTGTTCTTCAGCGTTTCAGAGAGAGAGGAGCTCTGTTCGACTTCAGCATCCGTGTGCAGGAGGAGACGCTTCCGTGTCACCGCTATGTTCTCGCCGCATGCAGCGACTTCTTCAG ggCGATGTTTGAGCTGGACATGCGGGAGCGTGATGACGGCACCGTGACCCTCAGTAACCTCTCGCCGCAGGCCATCCACACCTTCCTGGATTTTGCGTATTCTGGTGAAATAGAAATCAGAGAAGACAATGTGGACATGCTGTTTCAACTGGCTTCTTTCCTGCAG GTGGGCTTCCTCTCTCGCGCTTGCAGTGACTTCCTGGTCCAAACGCTGGATCTCTCCAACTGCCTGCAGCTGTTAGCGCTCGCCGAGGGTTACGGCTCCTCGCGTCTCCTGCGTCGCGCAACCGACTTCGTCACGCAAAACTTCCACGCACTTTCCTCCGCTCCGGACTTTCTGGAGATGCCGGCGTGCATCTTGGAGCACTGCCTGTCTTCAGACGCACTCAACGTCCCGGATGAAGAAAGCGTCCTGCATGCGCTGCTCCGCTGGATGCAACACGAGCCGCAGTCGCGCAAAATCCTTCTACCGAAGCTGCTTCCGCGGGTCCGTCTACACCATCTGCGTCCGTCTGCGCTGGAGGAGGCCGAGCGGCTGCTAAGCGCAGACGGATGCTGCATTAGCGCGATTAAACAAGCTCTCGCAGACATTCATAGCTTCAGCGGCTTGTTTTGCGATGCTCGGCCTTCTACGACATCCAGCtatatttttgtgcacaaaacaGAGGATAGCGGAGAGGTTCGACATGCGTTCTGCTACAACATTGGTGCGGATCTCTGGATGGAGCTTCCAAATGACGCAGCGCAGATTTTAGACCGGCCCGGATCATCACTCACCAGTTTCGGAGAAAAACTCTTCATCATTGGCGGATGCCGCGGCGAATGTCGTCGCACTATTCGCCTGCACATCGCCGCGCATCAGCATGACGCGACGGACGAAGTCTGGTGCTACTGTCCTGTCTCGCGCAGCTTCACACCAGCTCTGCGCATGCGCCACCCGCGGACGTTGCATGCATCCGTCGTCGCTCTAAATCGCATTTATGTAATCGGTGGGAAAACACGCAATGCTTGTAGCATTCTGGACATTGAATACTTTGATCCTCTAAGCGGCGTTTGGACATCCGTCAGCCCTCTTCCCAAAGGAATCTACTTTCCGGAAGCGAGCGCATGCGGAAGCATCATTTACACGCTCGGATCCGAGGTGGAGATTACCGAAGCTTTCAATCCTTCTCTCGACTGTTTCTTTCGCTACGATGCCGTTGCGAATCAGTGGTGCCAACTAGTGGCAGAGTTCGGCCAGTTCTTCCACGCAACGCTCGTCAAATCCGTGTCCATCAATAACACACTGTATCTGTGCGATCTTTCTACGTATAAAGTCTACAGCTTCTGTCCGGACAGTTGCGTTTGGAAAGGTGAAGGCTCCTTCGAATGCGCTGGGTTCAACGCGGGCGCCATCGGCGTGCGGGATAAGATCTACATTCTGGGTGGCGATTATTCGCCCGATGAGGTCACGGACGAAGTGCAGGTGTATGATAGCGGACGGTCCGAATGGCAGGAGGTTTCGCCGATGCCGCGAGCGCTGACGGAGTTTCACTGTCAAGTGTTGAGCTTCAACCGCTACAGAGATCCGTGGAGGAGAGAAACCGCAGAAACACCCTGA
- the LOC122139848 gene encoding sarcolipin-like, whose product MDRSAQELFMNFMIVLITVLLMWLLVKQYQAA is encoded by the coding sequence ATGGACCGATCCGCACAGGAGCTGTTTATGAACTTTATGATTGTGTTGATCACAGTTCTGCTCATGTGGTTACTGGTCAAACAATATCAGGCTGCATGA